The genome window AGAATAAATTATGTAGATATTACAGGTTGGTTAACTTTGTTTTTTGCTTTTATACACTTATTTACTTCCTAATATACATACAATCGTCATACATTATATTATGCTGCTAAATGAATTGGAACGCGCGCATAGGCGCGCGACATACACTATATATAATAACGCCTGCAAATTGTGCAAGCTGTCATTTGCATTCACCGTGGGTATAGCACTAGCACTACACCAGCACTAGCGCATGCATATATAGACACTTGTTCTTTGCCATTCTCTATCATTTTTCCTGGAAATATACGTTTATATATACAGGAGAATTTAGAACATGAAGAATATATTGTATATGTAACTGTAACCAAAATATATGCTCTAAATTTACAATACAACTGAAAACTGCATGCATGCTGTGTGTAGGCAGAGAGCACAGATGAAACTAATTAATTAAGTGCCCCCGGGCCATAATGGCCACTAGAATACACAAGCACAACGTAACGCAAGGGAAAGAAAAGCTCTAGCGGAACTGCACTGCCCCACGATGAGcatgaaaaaaaaaagaaaagaaaaaatacatGTCTCCATGCGGAAAGAAATAAAAGGCGGCCACAACGACCACAACTCATGCGCTTGAGAGGCGCGCAGACAGCCGACCGAGACGACACCACTGATCAAGGTCGTCGTCGAGCAAAGGCATGCCCTCATCATGCATCTACCCGGCCATGTCGCCTCGGAGCACCGGCGCGAGCTTGAGAGCTCGACACATGAGCACAACACCTGGCAGATGAAGCCAAATGAACTCCCTTCTCCAACCGCTGCCGATCCAATACATGTACTATGTAACAGTGTAATACTACGTATCTTGCAGGTACGATACGAATTAACGGAGCGATACGATCCCCCGGCCCGGCCGGCAGCGAGATACGGTAGGTGTCTCATAGTCTATGATTGAGCGAACGAGAATCATATGCGCCAGGGCTGTTTAACAAAAGATAATAATAACTCGGCTACGGGTGTACAACAGCCCcgaatctctactaactattaaggggcagcgtagactgcccccgctcccgcAACGCCCGCGTGCCAGCTCCCGCACGCGCCAGCAACTGCCTCCCGCTCCCTACCCGCACGCGCACACGCATGCCCCGCAAGGCCGCAACGGCCTCCCGCACCCCACGCCCTGCCGTCTTCCGCTCGCCCGCGTGCCGCAGCCGCCGCGAAATCCCGCTCCCGCCCCACAACCGCCGCGATTTTGCTGCACGACCGCTCGCTATATATGTCCGGATCCCGTCAGCACACGCGCACCTCCGCGACCGCTCGCACACCGCCAGCAAAACCCCTCTCGCTCCCCTCCCCCAAACCCTAGAGCACATTATCTCTCTGTTCGTCAGCaatggtggcggcggaggcgaggAGGAGGCCGGCGAGAGTCGCGCGCTATTCGTTGGCAAGATCCCGGTCGGAGGGGCCTGAGCCGCAAGCGCACTTCGCGGCCGCGACGAGCCGACGAGCTAATCGAAGGTAACGACTCCGCCCACACTCCATTTGCTTGCAATCTGTCCGCATGCCCGGCCCGTCCCCTCCCGATCCGGCCGGACGGACACACGCACGCATCCCTCCATTGTCTGCTCGCGCGACTCCGCCCAGTTCGTTGTGGTTCTCGGCGCCGGAACTGCTTAGTGCTCCCACGGAAGCACGCCGCCCCTCTCCATCCTCCCGCCTCCCCTGGTGCTTAAGTTCTTAGTTTCTCTGTGCATACAGATGTTTCTGTGAAGTTACTTGCAGTTTGTGTGTAGTAAGAACAAGCCATTTGGTTAAACCCCAAACTCTTCCATTACCTGAACCCCTACTCTATGATGATCTGTTAATTGCGAGAGCCTGAGCCAAAAAGTAAAAAAAATGTTTGGACAATTCTTCAAGCACTGGTGAATGGTACATCCATTATGTCATCAGGACAGACTTTACGAAGGAACTAGACATATAGTACGAGTCAAAAAACAAACCTGTATAGCACATCCATTTTCTCATCGCCTGATAAGACAGCAAAGTCTTCTTTCATTTTGGATTCATGGTTGGATACCTGCTAATCAATGGATAAATAATTGCAGAAGGGTATTGTTTGATGTATGCACCAAACAACTGATTCATGGCTAAAATGCATCTGCATTCTATCTTTTAGAAGAAGAAAAACACACTTTCACTTGTCATATTCAAGGAGATAGTGTTAACGACACAGACTAAATCAACCCATATTGAATTGCTAGCCAGTAAAGTGGTTCCATTTCCAAGAATCCAAAGGCACTACTGAACTATTATGGCAGAAATATAGCAATTACTGAACTAAAAATGCAGTGGAAGAGTGTTTTAAATGTGACTTCAGTATACTAGGGAGTCTAGGGCAAGATACTTGGCTCTTGTGAAAGCCACGTTGATTCTCTCAGAATCAGAGAGCCTACTTTCCCATTTTTATTGGACCAAACTGTTGAAATCAAAATAATGTCCTCCTCACCACCATGAAATCCATCAATAGATTTTACTCTTAACAGATAGAAAGTCATGCTTCTCAATGCAATCACTTGAGCAGTATAAGTAGATATTATACCAACACTTGTTCTCTGCCTCTTCTCAGTGCACTCTACAATTGTTTTAGACAAAAGAAAAGGACACCCGTTAGCTTTATCAAAAACTCTGGAGAACAGTTAATCTAGCCAATAAAATATTTCTTTCAGAATGATGTTTTAACACcttataaaaaaaataaaagaatGCAAAATATGACGAGTTGACGACCTTGGCAGTAAGCAATGAAAACATGGTGATCAATAATTCAATATCTAGACTAAGAATGTACGGTTTTGTCATTTTGTGCTATTTGAGTAAGCACGGAGAATAAACAAGTTATATATGCATGTCCATTCCAAAGATGGCAGCACGGAATATTATGATGTTGGTATTGCCATTTCTTGTCTCCTGTGCAGCCTTCTGTCATGCTTGTTCTTTATATTTATTTGCTATGAGGACTCCTATTAGGACGGTATCTTAAGGGTATGATGTAGTTTAACCCTTCTGATTATATATGTGACCGTATCTTCATAGCTTTCTAACTTTGAGGATACAATATGTTAAATTTGACACTGTCAATATAAGTTCAGACTTAGGTGTATTACACTGGGGGAGGTGTGTGTGTGTATTTTTGCTTGTGATTCATCAAAATATGTTCCTTCTTAAAGCACAAACATTGTACACTTCTAGAATAGCTTTAGGCTTGTTGTCATATTTGTAATGTATATGTATGCTACCTTCGTTAAAGGTTAAAATAAAGTTTTAACCTTATTTTGGAAGGGAGTATCACGAAATGCCATAGAAATTTGGATTTAGTAACTATGTTCATGATTTCCTTCATGTTACAGGCCCAGACAATGGAGATGATGTATACGATAATTGCAGATGAGTTCAAGTCAATGGACAATAAGGACATGCGCCCTGAAGATTACTTGAACTTCTTTTGTCTTGGAAACCGGGAAGAACCACCATCTAATGGCAGCCCAGAATCAGAGAAATCTACATATAAAAGTGCAGAGATAGTCTGTTTTTGCATTTTCCTTATTCTTAAGGGTATGGCTTAGCTCAACCCTTCTGATTACACCAAAACTGAATATGGTTTTGGCGCACGGACCTTATGGGAAGCTAGAGGTCTGAGCTATTGGGAAGCTAGAATTTATGTTTTTATCAATGTTTAGTCATTAACTAATTAATTGCATATCGTTTTGTTGTATATTTATTAACTAATCGAGTGTTGCATACGGTTTTCAGAAGCATTTGAAGACGCAGAAATTACTCATGTTGACGATACAGTAGATCCTGTTAGAGACATGGAAACTATTAGTGAAGAGCTCAGACTAAAGTTTTCGTTGGATTTTGTTGATTTACAAGATCAGCTGTACAACACTTAAACCTTTTTTCGACACTATTCTGTTTCTATTTTCTGCAGGATATAGAGTTCATGAAAAAGAAACTTGAGGACCTTGATAAGCCAATGAAGAGGAGGAATGATAAGCTGCTCAAAATTGAGCATGAATTATGTGAGAGGGTGCAACATCAATTACTTCAATTCTTCTGCATAACTATGGGTCTTTTAGCAG of Zea mays cultivar B73 chromosome 8, Zm-B73-REFERENCE-NAM-5.0, whole genome shotgun sequence contains these proteins:
- the LOC103636181 gene encoding phospholipase D alpha 1-like isoform X7 — its product is MRKILNETKELQQITNDKQKNQVVRIQHFTFIFAEDVNKQNRQAAQTMEMMYTIIADEFKSMDNKDMRPEDYLNFFCLGNREEPPSNGSPESEKSTYKSAEIVCFCIFLILKEAFEDAEITHVDDTVDPVRDMETISEELRLKDIEFMKKKLEDLDKPMKRRNDKLLKIEHELY
- the LOC103636181 gene encoding uncharacterized protein isoform X2; amino-acid sequence: MRKILNETKELQQITNDKQKNQVVRIQHFTFIFAEDVNKQNRQAAQTMEMMYTIIADEFKSMDNKDMRPEDYLNFFCLGNREEPPSNGSPESEKSTYKSAEIVCFCIFLILKEAFEDAEITHVDDTVDPVRDMETISEELRLKDIEFMKKKLEDLDKPMKRRNDKLLKIEHELCERIDPAQCRGDWRLNLEVLLKDVTLSQRVAHGELELNSSLDMIGKYLY
- the LOC103636181 gene encoding uncharacterized protein isoform X4 gives rise to the protein MRKILNETKELQQITNDKQKNQVVRIQHFTFIFAEDVNKQNRQAAQTMEMMYTIIADEFKSMDNKDMRPEDYLNFFCLGNREEPPSNGSPESEKSTYKSAEIVCFCIFLILKEAFEDAEITHVDDTVDPVRDMETISEELRLKDIEFMKKKLEDLDKPMKRRNDKLLKIEHELCERIDPAQCRGDWRLNLEVLLKDVTLSQRVKVIMRCSTWRA
- the LOC103636181 gene encoding uncharacterized protein isoform X3; this encodes MRKILNETKELQQITNDKQKNQVVRIQHFTFIFAEDVNKQNRQAAQTMEMMYTIIADEFKSMDNKDMRPEDYLNFFCLGNREEPPSNGSPESEKSTYKSAEIVCFCIFLILKEAFEDAEITHVDDTVDPVRDMETISEELRLKDIEFMKKKLEDLDKPMKRRNDKLLKIEHELCERIDPAQCRGDWRLNLEVLLKDVTLSQRVKVIMRLTGSTWRA
- the LOC103636181 gene encoding uncharacterized protein isoform X1, whose protein sequence is MRKILNETKELQQITNDKQKNQVVRIQHFTFIFAEDVNKQNRQAAQTMEMMYTIIADEFKSMDNKDMRPEDYLNFFCLGNREEPPSNGSPESEKSTYKSAEIVCFCIFLILKEAFEDAEITHVDDTVDPVRDMETISEELRLKDIEFMKKKLEDLDKPMKRRNDKLLKIEHELCERIDPAQCRGDWRLNLEVLLKDVTLSQRVKVIMRCVCCIFIPRDNNVICR
- the LOC103636181 gene encoding uncharacterized protein isoform X5, producing MRKILNETKELQQITNDKQKNQVVRIQHFTFIFAEDVNKQNRQAAQTMEMMYTIIADEFKSMDNKDMRPEDYLNFFCLGNREEPPSNGSPESEKSTYKSAEIVCFCIFLILKEAFEDAEITHVDDTVDPVRDMETISEELRLKDIEFMKKKLEDLDKPMKRRNDKLLKIEHELCERIDPAQCRGDWRLNLEVLLKDVTLSQR
- the LOC103636181 gene encoding uncharacterized protein isoform X6, giving the protein MRKILNETKELQQITNDKQKNQAQTMEMMYTIIADEFKSMDNKDMRPEDYLNFFCLGNREEPPSNGSPESEKSTYKSAEIVCFCIFLILKEAFEDAEITHVDDTVDPVRDMETISEELRLKDIEFMKKKLEDLDKPMKRRNDKLLKIEHELCERIDPAQCRGDWRLNLEVLLKDVTLSQRVKVIMRCVCCIFIPRDNNVICR